A region of Vigna radiata var. radiata cultivar VC1973A chromosome 6, Vradiata_ver6, whole genome shotgun sequence DNA encodes the following proteins:
- the LOC106764199 gene encoding protein JASON: MPRSVFSFMIRFFFRSFTRVMGCFFACFRIRDTRRTHTPQLISTTNRSNAVVTSRNSLPSLLTEEERDDSARIDGMEFQGEFQGLKDEAKFLKACGTLTGTPIEIRKASEKLKKSPSPDHDSDPSRFHSWLPNTSFEKLQPDVQPFDPPTPIKPCHEWGNSMNSFEHTSNSCVSKAQDTRDDSVDYIEKSCAGNPHREDISERNAALVSPLLPSNTQRKNKSVRFERETDLVSYGSSSNDWHMKENKSPNNQSAYKQSPYPTPLKLFDEMQTPGTVYPASLEELRSGKAKVRSQFVYPTNNRGDNAFRCKILEAGDFSSEEDSSELSNLVEQSQNGTPTPEQGLKKISDGYDNEEKSILSARLTPLSIIDEHSPISLKWWYGNGIPNSTTKYKEDQKVKWHATPFEERLDKALSENVISQRKLVRGKPVEFDDIEENDSASSQRL; encoded by the exons ATGCCGAGGAGTGTGTTCTCCTTCATGATCCGTTTCTTCTTCCGATCCTTCACCAGAGTAATGGGCTGCTTCTTCGCTTGCTTCCGGATCAGAGACACTCGCCGTACGCACACACCGCAATTGATTTCCACCACCAATCGTTCCAAC GCTGTTGTGACATCTCGGAACAGCTTGCCTTCTTTATTAACTGAAG AAGAGAGAGATGATTCTGCTCGGATCGATGGGATGGAGTTTCAGGGAGAATTCCAGGGACTCAAGGACGAG GCTAAGTTTCTTAAAGCTTGTGGGACCTTAACAGGAACACCTATTGAAATTCGCAAAGCATCtgagaaattgaaaaaatcacCATCTCCTGATCATGATTCTGACCCTTCAAGATTTCATTCTTGGCTTCCTAATACGTCTTTTGAGAAACTGCAGCCGGATGTCCAACCATTTGATCCACCAACTCCGATAAAACCTTGCCATGAGTGGGGAAATAGCATGAATTCATTTGAACACACATCAAATAG TTGCGTCTCCAAAGCACAAGATACTCGCGATGACTCTGTTGACTATATAGAAAAAAGTTGTGCAGGGAACCCTCATAGGGAAGATATTTCTGAAAGGAATGCAGCTTTAGTTTCACCTCTGCTACCCTCAAATACTCAGAGAAAGAACAAGTCTGTTCGTTTTGAAAGAGAAACTGACTTGGTATCCTACGGAAGCTCATCAAACGATTGGCatatgaaagaaaacaaatcaCCAAACAATCAAAGTGCATATAAACAATCTCCTTATCCTACCCCGTTGAAGTTATTCGATGAGATGCAAACACCAGGAACTGTGTATCCTGCATCGTTAGAAGAGTTACGTAGTGGCAAGGCTAAGGTTCGGTCCCAGTTTGTCTATCCAACTAACAATCGAGGTGATAATGCCTTCCGATGCAAAATACTAGAGGCTGGGGATTTTAGTTCCGAAGAAGATTCAAGTGAGCTGAGTAATTTGGTTGAGCAATCTCAAAATGGAACTCCTACCCCAGAACAAGGGTTGAAGAAAATTTCAGATGGATATGACAATGAGGAGAAATCAATTTTGTCTGCTAGATTAACTCCTCTGTCAATCATTGATGAGCATTCTCCCATTTCTCTTAAGTGGTGGTATGGCAATGGCATCCCGAATTCCACAACTAAGTACAAGGAG GACCAGAAAGTGAAATGGCATGCAACCCCGTTTGAAGAAAGGCTGGATAAGGCACTGTCTGAGAATGTTATATCTCAAAG